The Natronosporangium hydrolyticum nucleotide sequence GGAGCTCGTCGATATCGGGCTCGACCCGTATCTGCGCAGCGGTCCGGCGGTCTCGGTGCCGGAGCTGCCCGACATCGCCGCCTGGTGGCCCCGGCCTGGGCCCCGAGCCTCGAAGTACACCCGCGGCGTGGTCGGGGTGGCGACCGGTTCGGCCGGCTACCCCGGCGCGGCGCTGCTCTCGGTCGCCGGGGCGCTCGCCGGGCCGGCCGGGATGGTCCGGTACGCCGGGTCGGCGGCGTCGCAGGTGGTGACCGCCTACCCGGCGGTGGTGGTGGCGGAGAGCGTCGCTGCCGCTGGCCGGGTGCAGGCGTGGGCGTGCGGCTCCGGGCTCGGCCAGGGCCACGCCGCGGCGGCCGTGCTGCGCAGCGTGTTGGCCGCGCCGGTGCCGGTGGTACTCGACGCGGACGCGCTGAACCTACTGGTGGACGGTTCGTTCGCGGGTGCGTTGCGGGAGCGGCGGGCGCCGCTGGTGCTCACCCCACACGACGGAGAGTTCAGCCGGCTGGCGGGGCGTGATCCGGGTCCGGATCGGGTGGAGGCGGCGTTGCAGCTGGCGGCGCGGACCAACGCCACGGTGCTACTCAAGGGCGATCGGACGGTGGTCGCGACGCCGGCCGGGGCCGCGTACGTGAATTCGACCGGAACCCCGGCGCTCGCTAGCGCCGGCACCGGCGACGTGCTCTGTGGTCTGCTGGGGGCGTTGCTCGCAGGCGGGGTGCCGCCCGCGGAGGCGGCGATCAGCGCGGCTTATCTGCACGGCTGGGCCGGGCGCCGAGCGGAGCGGGCCGGGCCGGTCACCGCCATGGCGGTCGCTGCCGCACTGCCGACGCCGGATTCGATCCTGCAGGGCACCGGCTGATCCGCCGCCGATCATGAACCCAGGGCAGATGGTCGGCCCGCCAAAGTAAGGTAGGGGTATGTGGCAGGCCGAGGTCAGGGTGGACCTGGCGGCGATCCGGCACAACGTCCGGCGACTGCGGGAAGCAGCGCCGGGCGCTGAGCTGATGGCCGTGGTGAAGGCGGATGGCTACGGGCACGGCATGGTGCCGGTGGCCCGGGCGGCGCTCGCCGCTGGCGCGACCTGGCTGGGCGTCTGCACCGTCGACGAGGCGCTGCGGCTGCGGCAGGCCGGCATCACCGCGCCGGTGCTCGCCTGGTTGCTGGCGCCGGGTGCCCCAGCGGCCGCGGCGATCGCGGCCGAGGTTCACGTAAGTGCCGCGAGCGCTGCCCAACTTGAGGAGTTCGCGGCGGCGGCGCGGGAGGCTGGCCGGCCGGCCCAGGTGCATCTGAAGCTCGACACCGGCCTGGCCCGCGGCGGCGCGACCCCGGTCGAGTGGCCAGCGTTGCTGGAGGCGGCCGGGAAGGCGCAGGCCGGCGGCGAGGTCGAGGTGGTCGGGGTGTGGAGCCATCTGATCCACCCGGGTGGGCTGCACCCGGACACCGACCATCAGATCGCCGAGTTCCGGCACGGGTTGGCGAGCGCCGAGCGGTTCGGCATCCGGCCGCGGTTGCGGCACCTCGCCAACAGCGCCGGCGTCCTCACCCGCTCGGACACCCACTTCGAGCTGGTCCGGGCGGGGATCGCGCTCTACGGCCTCTCGCCGGTGGCGGGCGAAGATTTCGGCCTGCGGCCGGCGATGACCGCCCGGGGCCGGGTGATGCTGACCAAACGGGTCCCGGCCGGGCAGGGCGTCTCCTACGGCCACACCTACCGCACCGAGCGGGAGTCCACCCTGGCGGTGGTGCCGCTCGGCTACGGCGACGGGGTGCCCAGGGCCGCCTCCAGCGCCGGGCCGGTGCAGTTGGCGGGGCGACGCCGCGCCATCGCTGGGCGGGTGTGCATGGATCAGTTCATGATCGACTGCGGCGACGATCCGGTGGCAGCCGGTGATGTGGCAGTCTTGTTCGGTCCGGGCGACGGCGGGGAACCCACCGCCGACGACTGGGCAGAGACAGTGGGCACGATCAACTACGAGATTGTGACCAGGTTCGGTGGATCCCGGGTCCCCAGGGTGTACGACCATGACGAATGAGCGACAGATTCCGAGACCGCGCCGGGCCCGTCGGGCCGGGCTGGTAGGCGCCGCCGTCGGCCTGACCGCCGCTGGCGTGGCGATCGGGCTCGCCGCCGGGCGGGCGATCGGCCGGCGGCCGGGCGAGCACGACGACCCGTACGCCACCGAGGAGTTCGGGCAGGCCGCCTATGACGAGGTGGTGACGGTCCAGACCACCGACGGGGTGGAGATCTACGCGGAGGTGGTGGACCGGCTCGACGGCATCGAGCTGGACGCCGACTTCGCGGAGAAGGTGGCGCCCCGCGCCGAGTCGGAGGGGGAGCCAACCCTCGTCTTCGTCCACGGCTTCTGCCTCAACATGGGGGTCTTCCACTTCCAGCGCAAGGAGCTAACCCAGCGCGGCGACTGGCGGGCGGTCTACTACGACCAGCCCGGCCACGGCCGCTCCGGTCGGCTCGCGGCCGGCGAGTATGAGCTGGTGCAGCTCGCCGAGGCGCTGAAGGTGTTGCTGGACGAGGTGGCGCCGGATGAGCCGGTGGTGCTGGTCGGCCACTCCATGGGCGGCATGACGATCATGGCTTTCGCGGAGCGCTACCCGGAGCTGTTCGCCGAGCGGGTCGCCGGGGTGGTCCTGATCGCCACCTCGGCCGGGCGGTTGGAGGCGACCGCGACCGCCATGCCGGAGCTGCTCTCCCGGGCGAGTCGGCCGCTGCTGCCGCTGGTCAACGGCGCCACCCGGATGACCGGCGGGGTGATCGACCGCGCTCGCCGGGCATCGAAACAGCTGGCGTGGCTGCTCACCCAGCGGTATGGGTTCGGCGCGCCGTCGCCGAGCCGGGCGTTGGTCTCCTACGTCGCGCGGATGAACGACAAGACCTCCACCGAGACGGTGGCCCGGTATGTGCGGACGCTCTACACCCACTCCCGGTACCCGACCCTGGAAGCGTTGCGGGACAAACCCGTGTTGCTGATCTGCGGCGACCTCGACGAGATCACCCCGATGGGCCACTCGGAGGAGATCAAAGCGCGGCTGCCCGAGGCTGAACTGGTGCTGGTGCCCGACAGTGGCCACATGGTGCTACTGGAGCACCACGAGGTGGTCACCGAGGCGTTGCTGGAGTTCCTGGAGAAGCTCGCGTGACCGCTGCGCACCAGACCGCCGCGTACCAGCTGGCGTCGGTCTCCGCGACCCGGCAGTTC carries:
- a CDS encoding NAD(P)H-hydrate dehydratase, whose protein sequence is MRHAWRVSDVRTAEQALMATVPPGALMQRAAAGLARRCAWLLEQRYGRCYGARVLLLVGSGDNGGDALYAGARLRRRGASVSALLLTPDRAHRGGLAALRAAGGRVVTELPDALELVLDGITGIGATGGLRPAAAQLAARLPELRAADGGAPPVVAVDVPSGVAVDTGDVPGVALPADLTVTFGCLKPALVVGPAAPLAGRVELVDIGLDPYLRSGPAVSVPELPDIAAWWPRPGPRASKYTRGVVGVATGSAGYPGAALLSVAGALAGPAGMVRYAGSAASQVVTAYPAVVVAESVAAAGRVQAWACGSGLGQGHAAAAVLRSVLAAPVPVVLDADALNLLVDGSFAGALRERRAPLVLTPHDGEFSRLAGRDPGPDRVEAALQLAARTNATVLLKGDRTVVATPAGAAYVNSTGTPALASAGTGDVLCGLLGALLAGGVPPAEAAISAAYLHGWAGRRAERAGPVTAMAVAAALPTPDSILQGTG
- the alr gene encoding alanine racemase produces the protein MWQAEVRVDLAAIRHNVRRLREAAPGAELMAVVKADGYGHGMVPVARAALAAGATWLGVCTVDEALRLRQAGITAPVLAWLLAPGAPAAAAIAAEVHVSAASAAQLEEFAAAAREAGRPAQVHLKLDTGLARGGATPVEWPALLEAAGKAQAGGEVEVVGVWSHLIHPGGLHPDTDHQIAEFRHGLASAERFGIRPRLRHLANSAGVLTRSDTHFELVRAGIALYGLSPVAGEDFGLRPAMTARGRVMLTKRVPAGQGVSYGHTYRTERESTLAVVPLGYGDGVPRAASSAGPVQLAGRRRAIAGRVCMDQFMIDCGDDPVAAGDVAVLFGPGDGGEPTADDWAETVGTINYEIVTRFGGSRVPRVYDHDE
- a CDS encoding alpha/beta fold hydrolase, coding for MTNERQIPRPRRARRAGLVGAAVGLTAAGVAIGLAAGRAIGRRPGEHDDPYATEEFGQAAYDEVVTVQTTDGVEIYAEVVDRLDGIELDADFAEKVAPRAESEGEPTLVFVHGFCLNMGVFHFQRKELTQRGDWRAVYYDQPGHGRSGRLAAGEYELVQLAEALKVLLDEVAPDEPVVLVGHSMGGMTIMAFAERYPELFAERVAGVVLIATSAGRLEATATAMPELLSRASRPLLPLVNGATRMTGGVIDRARRASKQLAWLLTQRYGFGAPSPSRALVSYVARMNDKTSTETVARYVRTLYTHSRYPTLEALRDKPVLLICGDLDEITPMGHSEEIKARLPEAELVLVPDSGHMVLLEHHEVVTEALLEFLEKLA